The candidate division KSB1 bacterium genome segment TCGTTTCCGCCTGGGCGGCCCGGTGCCGTTGCTGGCGCAGTTGGGCGAGTTTGTCCGCCTGGGCGTCGAGCACATTTTTCTGGGCTATGATCATCTCCTGTTCCTGTTGGGCCTGATCGCCATCGGTGGGCGTTTTCTCGATCTCGTTAAAATCGTCACTTCTTTTACCATTGCCCACAGTCTGACCTTGATTCTGGCGGCGCTCGAAATCCTCGCTCTGCCCACGCGCCTGATCGAGTCCGGCATTGCGCTCAGCATCGCTTACGTGGCGGCAGAGAATTTCATCATCTTTGCCGGCAACGACCGCGCCGAGACGGAACGGCTGATGCGCCACCGCTGGCTGCTGACCTTCTTCTTCGGCCTGGTGCATGGCTTTGGTTTCGCCAATGTGTTGCGCGACCTCGGTCTGCCGGCCCACGGCCTGATCGGTTCGCTGCTCTCTTTCAACCTCGGCGTCGAGCTGGGCCAGATGGTGATTGTCGGCCTGCTGTTTCCCCCGGTCTTGTGGCTCACCAAAACCACGTTTCAACGCCGTGTGGTTTTTGTGCTCTCCTCGATCATTTTCATTTTCGGCTTCTCCTGGTTCATCGAGCGTTCACTGGCTCTGAGCTTCATGCCTTTCTGAGCAGGGCACCCGCGGGCGCGGGCGGTTGGCCCGGGCACGACAACCGGCCAATGGCCGGGCCGTGGCTTGCAATCACCGGATGGAGGCCTGCGCGGGCGTGGCGCAGACGCGGGTTGGCCCTCGGTGGGCAGAAAACCTGCCGGCGACCTCAGGGTTGCAGA includes the following:
- a CDS encoding HupE/UreJ family protein, with translation MRKRALIWMAGLLGASAAGVHAHQINSSYATLTVQAEEITVTLTFDLGDLQRVFPLDRDHDGVVARAELLQAMPELETYVAGHFNLALGYTPAELTQQPSGFHQDEFGNVFIDFIFRTRQSPPPAEVALRVAFFEKFGETHLTLAKAVAGDTVQTAVLSREQPRHRFRLGGPVPLLAQLGEFVRLGVEHIFLGYDHLLFLLGLIAIGGRFLDLVKIVTSFTIAHSLTLILAALEILALPTRLIESGIALSIAYVAAENFIIFAGNDRAETERLMRHRWLLTFFFGLVHGFGFANVLRDLGLPAHGLIGSLLSFNLGVELGQMVIVGLLFPPVLWLTKTTFQRRVVFVLSSIIFIFGFSWFIERSLALSFMPF